The following are encoded in a window of Nocardioides houyundeii genomic DNA:
- a CDS encoding O-antigen ligase family protein: MSATAVAAAPPLPAVPARPRPGAALPAVWLLVLYLALLLLIPSELVLPQIGSAGTPANLLGLGFLVWWACARLGGQVRAPLTPMHVALGVLLLCVLLALANGLVHGWTRPVDIRQDSDAVWTLLPVSETELFDKSVLGAMRGLIALGSWAGVALLVIDGVRSWSDLDRVVDVLVGLCAVVATIGIYQYFTGDNLARHIQVPGLSPTYDFGVSISRSVLNRVSATTTHPIEFCVVLTTVLPLALHRAFHPRRAGTVRRAVTTYLPAALIALAIPMAVSRSGIVALGTAMLVLFLGWPANRRLWLLVLAPPVAILMRSALPGLLGTIRSLFTQSLTDPSVTARTDDYGTTLSLYSEHAILGRGAFTFIPQYYRVLDNQLLMNLIELGILGLIATLAIFATGYYLARHAKRHGATEERRHLGLALSAAILAMLVTYLTFDAWGFAKTGALTFVLLGLAGALYRLERTDAPEPARADR; the protein is encoded by the coding sequence ATGAGCGCCACGGCGGTGGCGGCCGCGCCGCCGCTCCCCGCGGTGCCGGCCCGGCCGCGGCCGGGCGCCGCGCTGCCCGCGGTCTGGCTGCTGGTCCTGTACCTGGCCCTGCTGCTGCTGATCCCCAGCGAGCTGGTGCTGCCGCAGATCGGCTCCGCGGGCACCCCGGCCAACCTGCTGGGGCTGGGCTTCCTGGTGTGGTGGGCCTGCGCCCGCCTCGGCGGGCAGGTCCGGGCACCGCTCACCCCCATGCACGTCGCGCTCGGGGTGCTCCTGCTCTGCGTGCTGCTGGCCCTGGCCAACGGCCTGGTCCACGGCTGGACCCGGCCCGTCGACATCCGCCAGGACTCCGACGCGGTGTGGACGCTGCTGCCGGTCAGCGAGACGGAGCTGTTCGACAAGTCCGTGCTGGGCGCGATGCGCGGCCTGATCGCCCTGGGCAGCTGGGCGGGTGTGGCGCTGCTCGTCATCGACGGGGTGCGGTCGTGGTCGGACCTCGACCGCGTCGTCGACGTGCTGGTCGGCCTGTGCGCGGTGGTGGCCACGATCGGCATCTACCAGTACTTCACCGGCGACAACCTGGCCCGCCACATCCAGGTCCCCGGCCTCTCCCCCACCTACGACTTCGGCGTCTCCATCTCCCGGTCAGTGCTCAACCGGGTCTCGGCCACCACCACCCACCCCATCGAGTTCTGCGTCGTGCTCACCACCGTGCTGCCCCTCGCCCTGCACCGGGCCTTCCACCCGCGCCGTGCCGGCACCGTGCGCCGGGCGGTCACGACGTACCTGCCGGCGGCGCTGATCGCGCTGGCCATCCCGATGGCGGTCTCCCGGTCCGGCATCGTGGCCCTGGGCACCGCCATGCTGGTCCTCTTCCTGGGCTGGCCGGCGAACCGGCGACTGTGGCTGCTGGTGCTCGCCCCACCGGTGGCGATCCTGATGCGGTCGGCGCTGCCCGGCCTGCTCGGCACCATCCGGTCGCTGTTCACCCAGTCGCTGACCGACCCCAGCGTGACGGCCCGCACCGACGACTACGGCACCACGCTCAGCCTCTACTCCGAGCACGCGATCCTGGGCCGGGGCGCGTTCACCTTCATCCCGCAGTACTACCGCGTCCTGGACAACCAGCTGCTGATGAACCTGATCGAGCTCGGCATCCTGGGACTGATCGCCACCCTGGCCATCTTCGCCACCGGCTACTACCTGGCCCGCCACGCAAAGCGGCACGGCGCCACCGAGGAGCGACGACACCTGGGACTGGCGCTCTCCGCGGCCATCCTGGCCATGCTCGTCACCTACCTCACCTTCGACGCCTGGGGCTTCGCCAAGACCGGAGCGCTCACCTTCGTGCTGCTGGGCCTCGCCGGGGCGCTGTACCGCCTGGAGCGCACCGACGCTCCCGAGCCCGCGCGCGCCGACCGATGA
- a CDS encoding glycosyltransferase family A protein produces MVRRRVAVSVVSVWNDEAVLGACLDRSVRELRHTAPETELVAVDNRGQRCATAGSALNEGVREATRDVVAFVQQDIYLHSLVALEEAAALLTEDPSLAMVGAVGIDADGRVRGRIRDRVVLIGEVADSPVPVDSLDEVLFLARRQDLLEDPLSEDPDLAWHAYAVEWGLRGRARDRAVAAVDIPLTHNSLSTNLARLDEAHAAVAALHPDLLPLHTTCGVITAGGGTRAPRRPGLLTDHRWRLRWAKGSWALRAAGRAAGSSSLVLGDLRRDVDRVAAHVPGRLRIHDLVPAQHPFPDAPGGTCLPRAGYDVWFTSGSLAERPAPDRPDDACLWTNVTLTDLVELGPALAGAPHVIGYHDDIGYWVLTGEAARRRDEIWTDPRSRPARLPV; encoded by the coding sequence ATGGTCCGACGACGGGTTGCGGTCTCGGTGGTCTCGGTGTGGAACGACGAGGCGGTGCTCGGGGCCTGTCTGGACCGCTCGGTGCGCGAGCTGCGGCACACCGCTCCCGAGACCGAGCTGGTGGCGGTGGACAACCGCGGACAGCGCTGCGCCACGGCGGGGTCGGCCCTCAACGAGGGAGTCCGGGAAGCGACCCGGGACGTGGTGGCCTTCGTCCAGCAGGACATCTACCTGCACTCCCTGGTCGCCCTGGAGGAGGCCGCGGCGCTGCTGACCGAGGACCCGTCGCTGGCGATGGTCGGGGCGGTCGGCATCGACGCCGACGGTCGGGTCCGGGGCCGGATCCGCGACCGGGTGGTCCTGATCGGGGAGGTCGCGGACTCGCCGGTGCCGGTCGACAGCCTCGACGAGGTGCTCTTCCTGGCCCGCCGCCAGGACCTGCTGGAGGACCCGCTCTCGGAGGACCCCGACCTGGCGTGGCACGCCTACGCCGTCGAGTGGGGGCTGCGGGGCAGGGCCCGGGACCGGGCCGTGGCGGCCGTCGACATCCCGCTGACCCACAACTCGCTCTCGACCAACCTGGCCCGGCTCGACGAGGCGCACGCCGCCGTGGCCGCGCTGCACCCCGACCTGCTGCCGCTGCACACGACGTGTGGGGTGATCACCGCCGGCGGCGGCACCCGGGCGCCACGCCGACCGGGGCTGCTGACGGACCACCGGTGGCGGCTGCGCTGGGCCAAGGGGTCGTGGGCCCTCCGCGCGGCCGGCAGGGCGGCCGGCAGCAGCAGCCTGGTGCTGGGGGACCTGCGCCGAGACGTCGACCGCGTCGCCGCGCACGTGCCCGGCCGGCTCCGGATCCACGACCTGGTGCCCGCGCAGCACCCGTTCCCCGACGCCCCGGGCGGGACGTGCCTGCCCCGCGCCGGCTACGACGTGTGGTTCACCAGCGGCTCGCTGGCCGAGCGCCCGGCGCCCGACCGCCCCGATGACGCCTGCCTGTGGACCAACGTCACGCTGACGGACCTGGTCGAGCTGGGCCCGGCCCTGGCGGGGGCCCCGCACGTGATCGGCTACCACGACGACATCGGCTACTGGGTGCTGACCGGCGAGGCGGCCCGTCGGCGCGACGAGATCTGGACCGACCCCCGGTCGCGCCCCGCGCGGCTGCCGGTGTGA
- a CDS encoding glycosyltransferase, which yields MTNVVYALGYRTWDDGVKVGYAFSPERIAARLRDDPTVERVVLVDPVRSHLKRLVPQRPAAPRFSSDPTRRHLQPRRWRRGEPTEHDEAVTIQRRLEGRLRRLGDHQDTVLVTSHPVLAAVADRGGWRDVAYYAWDDFRGVPGSAALVQWAYDQIAVRDVNVVAVTPAIVDIVGARRSTVVPNGIVAADFEPPAALPDWYGALPGPVAFYAGSLQRRIDVAALLELADDLPPEWRLVLVGPLQEPECFAGLAARPNVLIRPAEPRPQVLAMMAAATVCLVPHLPETEGMSPLKVYEYLGAGAPVVATDLRPMRGLSPHCRLVAPGQRLAPEVLAAAEEPRATRAEVLGFRKEHDWDHRYLAWRSAVIGT from the coding sequence GTGACGAACGTGGTCTACGCCCTGGGCTACCGCACCTGGGACGACGGGGTGAAGGTCGGCTACGCCTTCTCGCCCGAGCGGATCGCTGCCCGCCTGCGCGATGACCCCACCGTCGAGCGCGTGGTCCTCGTCGACCCGGTGCGCAGCCACCTCAAGCGCCTGGTGCCGCAGCGCCCCGCGGCGCCGCGCTTCTCCTCCGACCCCACCCGCAGGCACCTCCAGCCGCGCCGCTGGCGGCGCGGGGAGCCCACCGAGCACGACGAGGCCGTGACGATCCAGCGTCGCCTCGAGGGCCGGCTGCGCCGCCTGGGCGACCACCAGGACACCGTGCTGGTCACCAGCCACCCGGTCCTGGCCGCGGTGGCCGACCGAGGAGGCTGGCGCGACGTGGCCTACTACGCCTGGGACGACTTCCGCGGCGTCCCCGGGTCGGCCGCCCTGGTGCAGTGGGCCTACGACCAGATCGCGGTCCGCGACGTCAACGTCGTCGCGGTGACGCCCGCCATCGTGGACATCGTCGGCGCCCGCCGCAGCACCGTGGTCCCCAACGGCATCGTCGCCGCCGACTTCGAGCCGCCCGCCGCGCTGCCCGACTGGTACGGCGCCCTGCCCGGGCCGGTGGCGTTCTACGCCGGCAGCCTCCAGCGCCGCATCGACGTGGCCGCGCTGCTCGAGCTGGCCGACGACCTGCCCCCCGAGTGGCGTCTGGTGCTCGTCGGCCCCCTGCAGGAGCCGGAGTGCTTCGCCGGCCTCGCAGCGCGGCCGAACGTGCTCATCAGGCCCGCGGAGCCCCGTCCCCAGGTGCTGGCGATGATGGCCGCCGCCACCGTCTGCCTGGTACCCCACCTGCCCGAGACCGAGGGGATGAGCCCGCTGAAGGTCTACGAGTACCTCGGCGCGGGCGCTCCGGTCGTCGCCACCGACCTGCGCCCGATGCGCGGTCTCTCCCCGCACTGTCGGCTGGTCGCCCCCGGGCAGCGGCTGGCACCGGAGGTGCTGGCCGCAGCGGAGGAGCCCCGGGCCACCAGGGCCGAGGTGCTGGGCTTCCGGAAGGAGCACGACTGGGATCACCGCTACCTCGCCTGGCGGTCGGCGGTCATCGGCACCTGA
- a CDS encoding glycosyltransferase family 4 protein has translation MTGSAARRVVLVTHDASRTGAPMVALLVARCLVAEGDRVRVVSRRRGPLLADFDAVAPTRLELLLGVRRRLWLVRSLRLVAWLVDVAAATATLARHRPDLVYLNTTASAIYLHPARWLRIRTLLHVHESDANTELFLEQARSRDLRGVRLVACSESVRGDLVARTGRSHHDVALLPSVPDDGRVRALAADGAETPGQAPGQESGRAAGQESGPVVGATGSVGLRKGTDLWLQVAAAVHADEETRTARFVWVGELGEPALAVPGPGVEFTGPRANPYPAMARFDVATLPSRDDPFPLVVLEAMLLGKPVVAFDVGSVREQVGEAGIVVPAEDVPAFAAAVRRLLVDPRLRADLGAAARARAEQHFSAAAFADRLRSILDDANGSSAQVPMTADRQAR, from the coding sequence ATGACCGGGTCCGCGGCACGGCGGGTGGTCCTGGTGACCCACGACGCCTCGCGCACCGGCGCGCCGATGGTCGCCCTGCTGGTCGCCCGCTGCCTGGTCGCCGAGGGCGACCGGGTGAGGGTGGTCTCCCGGCGGCGAGGGCCGCTGCTGGCCGACTTCGACGCGGTGGCGCCCACCCGGCTCGAGCTCCTCCTGGGGGTACGCCGGCGCCTGTGGCTGGTGCGCTCGCTGCGCCTGGTCGCCTGGCTGGTCGACGTGGCCGCGGCCACCGCGACCCTGGCCCGGCACCGTCCCGACCTGGTCTACCTCAACACCACGGCCTCGGCGATCTACCTGCACCCGGCCCGGTGGCTGCGGATCCGCACGCTGCTGCACGTGCACGAGTCGGACGCCAACACCGAGCTGTTCCTGGAGCAGGCCCGGTCCCGGGACCTGCGCGGAGTACGGCTGGTGGCCTGCTCCGAGTCGGTCCGAGGCGACCTGGTGGCTCGCACCGGGCGCAGCCACCACGACGTGGCGCTGCTGCCCTCGGTCCCTGACGACGGCCGGGTCCGAGCCCTGGCCGCGGACGGCGCGGAGACGCCGGGGCAGGCCCCGGGACAGGAGTCGGGGCGTGCCGCAGGACAGGAGTCGGGACCGGTGGTCGGCGCCACCGGCAGTGTGGGGCTGCGCAAGGGCACCGATCTGTGGCTGCAGGTGGCGGCCGCCGTGCACGCCGACGAGGAGACGCGGACCGCCCGCTTCGTCTGGGTCGGCGAGCTCGGCGAGCCCGCCCTGGCCGTCCCGGGTCCGGGGGTGGAGTTCACCGGGCCCCGCGCCAACCCCTACCCGGCCATGGCCCGTTTCGACGTGGCGACCCTGCCCTCGCGCGACGACCCGTTCCCGCTGGTGGTCCTGGAGGCGATGCTGCTGGGCAAGCCGGTGGTGGCCTTCGACGTCGGCAGCGTGCGCGAGCAGGTGGGCGAGGCCGGCATCGTGGTGCCGGCCGAGGACGTGCCCGCCTTCGCGGCCGCCGTACGCCGGCTGCTGGTGGACCCGCGGCTGCGGGCCGACCTGGGAGCAGCGGCCCGGGCACGCGCGGAGCAGCACTTCTCCGCAGCCGCGTTCGCCGACCGGCTCCGCTCCATCCTCGACGACGCGAACGGCTCCTCGGCTCAGGTGCCGATGACCGCCGACCGCCAGGCGAGGTAG
- a CDS encoding oligosaccharide flippase family protein, producing MSATEAPLDRAVKSGLTWSALNSLLLRVGSLVVGIVLARLLTPSEFGTFAVALTVQTLVMSLSDLGLGTQLIRTAHFEATAPTIATLGALSGAGLSAAVVLASPVIAAGMGSSEATSAIAVLGATIALGGLGVVPFALLQRQFRQGHLLAVTAADFLCGTTVSILLIVQLDMGALGLACGRLVGQAVATLLLFVAARRRPRFGWDTDLASESVRFGIPIAGANVLSWTTLGIPTPVIAHGAGLVLLGYYVLAFNVSSWPMTVLGQAIRAVALPGFSRTTEQDQSVVLRRSLRLTWSIAAPAGVALAVLAEPVIRTLYGDRWAAAWPALAALGIFGAVRVAFDLFASFLLAHGNSRAVFVVQLAWLVTLLPALVVGVRVGGILGAALAQVVVVTVVSVPMYVRALHGIGVDASGLAGALVRPTAASAAAGAAGWLASQAFSTPALALAAGALAGLLVYGSLMGRQLLAEADIRLLGSRRAPVTP from the coding sequence GTGAGTGCCACCGAGGCGCCGCTGGACCGGGCGGTCAAGTCCGGGCTGACCTGGAGCGCCCTGAACAGCCTGCTGCTCCGGGTCGGCTCGCTGGTCGTCGGCATCGTGCTGGCGCGGCTGCTCACTCCCTCGGAGTTCGGCACCTTCGCGGTCGCCCTGACCGTGCAGACCCTGGTGATGAGCCTGAGCGACCTGGGGCTCGGCACGCAGCTGATCCGGACCGCGCACTTCGAGGCGACCGCGCCGACGATCGCCACGCTCGGGGCGCTCAGCGGTGCCGGCCTGAGCGCGGCGGTGGTGCTGGCATCGCCGGTGATCGCGGCCGGGATGGGCAGCTCGGAGGCGACCAGCGCCATCGCCGTGCTGGGCGCCACCATCGCGCTGGGCGGCCTGGGCGTGGTCCCGTTCGCCCTGCTGCAGCGCCAGTTCCGGCAGGGCCACCTGCTGGCGGTGACTGCAGCCGACTTCCTCTGCGGCACCACCGTCTCGATCCTGCTCATCGTGCAGCTCGACATGGGCGCCCTGGGGCTGGCCTGCGGTCGGCTGGTCGGGCAGGCGGTGGCCACGCTGCTGCTGTTCGTGGCGGCGCGACGGCGCCCGCGCTTCGGGTGGGACACCGACCTGGCCTCGGAGTCGGTCCGGTTCGGCATCCCCATCGCAGGGGCCAACGTGCTGTCCTGGACCACCCTCGGCATCCCCACGCCGGTCATCGCCCACGGTGCCGGGCTGGTCCTGCTCGGCTACTACGTGCTGGCCTTCAACGTCTCCAGCTGGCCGATGACGGTGCTGGGACAGGCCATCCGGGCGGTGGCCCTGCCCGGGTTCAGCCGCACCACCGAGCAGGACCAGTCGGTGGTGCTGCGGCGCAGCCTGCGCCTGACCTGGTCGATCGCCGCGCCGGCCGGGGTCGCGCTCGCGGTGCTGGCCGAGCCCGTGATCCGGACCCTGTACGGCGACCGGTGGGCCGCCGCCTGGCCGGCGCTGGCCGCGCTGGGGATCTTCGGCGCGGTGCGGGTGGCGTTCGACCTGTTCGCCTCGTTCCTGCTGGCGCACGGCAACTCGCGTGCCGTCTTCGTGGTGCAGCTCGCCTGGCTGGTCACGCTGCTGCCCGCGCTGGTCGTCGGGGTCCGGGTCGGCGGCATCCTGGGCGCTGCGCTCGCCCAGGTCGTCGTGGTCACCGTGGTGTCGGTCCCGATGTACGTGCGGGCGCTGCACGGCATCGGCGTGGACGCCTCCGGGCTGGCCGGCGCACTCGTCCGGCCCACCGCGGCCAGTGCCGCCGCCGGGGCAGCCGGGTGGCTGGCGAGCCAGGCGTTCTCGACCCCGGCGCTGGCCCTGGCCGCCGGCGCCCTGGCCGGCCTGCTGGTCTACGGGTCGCTGATGGGGCGCCAGCTCCTCGCGGAGGCCGACATCCGGCTCCTGGGCTCCCGGCGCGCACCGGTGACGCCATGA
- a CDS encoding glycosyltransferase family 2 protein yields MRLHRLRAGTGRPLVSVVIPCYNYGHYLPDAVQSVLAQPGVDLEVIVVDDCSTDDSAAVAERLATQHPQVRLIRNPVNKRHIATYNTGLAEVTGDYVVLLSADDQLAPGALGRAAALFGAHPELSLVYGQVLTFAEPPLPEPQRARSWSTWRGPEWVERSCRTTGNLITNPEAIVRREVIERFGGYDPRFPHAADMLLWLQAATVGDVGRVNGTQAYYRDHGANMHSTDYAGVLTDMRERSVLLEHFLGREGAGSTLPGAAEMRAASRRTFAREALRYALNELDAPGPHDAGPHGAGQAEGLVAGLAEFAREQWPAVTGTRLGRAVESRSRAGAPAWHAPASRRLFEARWALRWQRRHRWGT; encoded by the coding sequence ATGAGGCTGCACCGGCTCCGCGCGGGCACCGGGCGACCCCTCGTCTCGGTGGTGATCCCCTGCTACAACTACGGGCACTACCTGCCGGACGCCGTGCAGAGTGTCCTGGCCCAGCCCGGGGTGGACCTCGAGGTGATCGTGGTGGACGACTGCTCCACCGACGACAGCGCCGCGGTCGCCGAGCGGCTGGCGACCCAGCACCCGCAGGTGCGCCTGATCCGCAACCCGGTCAACAAGCGCCACATCGCCACCTACAACACCGGGCTCGCGGAGGTCACCGGCGACTACGTCGTGCTGCTCTCGGCCGACGACCAGCTGGCCCCCGGGGCGCTGGGCCGGGCCGCCGCCCTGTTCGGGGCGCACCCCGAGCTCAGCCTCGTCTACGGCCAGGTGCTGACCTTCGCCGAGCCGCCGCTGCCGGAACCGCAGCGCGCGCGGTCCTGGTCCACCTGGCGGGGCCCGGAATGGGTGGAGCGCTCGTGCCGCACCACCGGCAACCTGATCACCAACCCCGAGGCGATCGTGCGACGCGAGGTGATCGAGCGGTTCGGTGGCTACGACCCCCGGTTCCCGCACGCTGCCGACATGCTGCTGTGGCTCCAGGCCGCGACGGTGGGAGACGTCGGGAGGGTCAACGGCACCCAGGCCTACTACCGCGACCACGGCGCCAACATGCACAGCACGGACTACGCCGGCGTCCTGACCGACATGCGCGAGCGATCGGTGCTGCTCGAGCACTTCCTGGGCCGCGAGGGCGCGGGCTCGACGCTGCCCGGTGCGGCCGAGATGCGCGCCGCCTCCCGCCGTACCTTCGCCCGCGAGGCGCTGCGCTACGCGCTCAACGAGCTCGACGCCCCCGGGCCGCACGACGCTGGGCCGCACGGCGCTGGGCAGGCCGAGGGGCTGGTGGCGGGACTGGCCGAGTTCGCCCGCGAGCAGTGGCCCGCGGTCACCGGCACCCGACTGGGCCGGGCGGTGGAGTCCCGGAGCCGGGCCGGCGCACCGGCCTGGCACGCACCGGCCTCCCGCCGGCTCTTCGAGGCCCGCTGGGCGCTGCGGTGGCAGCGTCGGCACCGGTGGGGCACGTGA
- a CDS encoding MFS transporter — protein sequence MYLTLRDRPASAPPDQPDQPDSSVAAPPRRVGRVVLTLGLVSLLTDISSESVSAILPLYLTAVVGLSTVAYGFVDGLNQGVSALVRLGGGWLADRTDRPKWVAFAGYALSAVARVFLLFAGGAASVSAVVAADRVGKGIRTAPRDSMISSATPTEHLGRAFGVHRMLDTIGAALGPLIAFGILVLIPDGFSVVLAVSLAFAVIGVALLGLLASDQRARPRPEDGPAPEPLRWSDLAEPRLRPLLLVSGGLALLTVGDGFLYLALLDRGGFAASWFPMLFVGTNIAYLALAVPVGRLADRVGRARVLVAGHLVLAAAYLCACLPGSTWTSTLGTLALLGAFYAATDGVTAALAGRLVPLRARGSGIAAAQTVVALARMGSSFGFGLLWLALGSSAALLLVAGLLVAAVLVAATQLGRLGLDRVVS from the coding sequence ATGTACCTCACCCTGCGCGACCGACCAGCGTCCGCACCGCCGGACCAGCCGGACCAGCCGGACTCCAGCGTGGCAGCACCGCCTCGGCGGGTCGGCCGGGTGGTCCTGACCCTCGGCCTGGTGAGCCTGCTGACCGACATCTCCTCGGAGTCGGTCAGTGCCATCCTGCCGCTCTACCTCACCGCGGTGGTGGGGCTCTCGACGGTGGCCTACGGGTTCGTCGACGGCCTCAACCAGGGGGTCAGCGCCCTGGTCCGCCTGGGCGGCGGCTGGCTGGCCGACCGCACCGACCGGCCCAAGTGGGTCGCCTTCGCCGGCTACGCCCTCTCGGCGGTGGCGCGGGTCTTCCTGCTGTTCGCCGGGGGCGCCGCCAGCGTCTCGGCCGTGGTGGCCGCTGACCGCGTCGGCAAGGGCATCCGCACCGCGCCGCGGGACTCGATGATCTCCTCGGCCACGCCCACCGAGCACCTGGGACGCGCCTTCGGGGTGCACCGGATGCTGGACACCATCGGCGCGGCGCTCGGTCCGCTGATCGCCTTCGGCATCCTGGTGCTGATCCCCGACGGCTTCTCGGTGGTGCTCGCGGTCTCCCTGGCGTTCGCCGTGATCGGGGTCGCGCTGCTCGGGCTGCTGGCCTCCGACCAGCGCGCGCGGCCCCGGCCCGAGGACGGCCCCGCGCCCGAGCCGCTGCGCTGGTCCGACCTGGCGGAGCCCCGGCTGCGTCCGCTGCTGCTCGTGTCCGGCGGCCTGGCGCTGCTCACGGTCGGGGACGGCTTCCTCTACCTCGCGCTGCTGGACCGCGGCGGCTTCGCCGCGAGCTGGTTCCCCATGCTCTTCGTGGGGACCAACATCGCCTACCTGGCGCTGGCGGTGCCGGTGGGCCGGCTCGCCGACCGGGTGGGTCGCGCCCGGGTGCTGGTGGCCGGTCACCTGGTGCTGGCCGCGGCGTACCTGTGTGCCTGCCTGCCGGGCTCCACCTGGACCTCCACCCTCGGCACCCTGGCGCTGCTGGGCGCCTTCTACGCCGCCACCGACGGCGTCACCGCGGCGTTGGCCGGACGACTCGTCCCGCTGCGGGCACGCGGCAGCGGCATCGCCGCCGCCCAGACGGTCGTCGCCCTGGCCCGGATGGGCTCCTCGTTCGGCTTCGGCCTGCTGTGGCTGGCCCTGGGCTCGAGCGCCGCACTGCTCCTGGTCGCCGGCCTGCTGGTGGCGGCCGTGCTGGTCGCCGCCACCCAGCTGGGCCGGCTCGGCCTGGATCGCGTGGTCTCGTGA
- a CDS encoding inositol monophosphatase family protein: MTTETPNQIPPAAISDDHAFAVWAAEQAGERLLQVRAEGLEGRALKDAGDAAAQSLLAALLAEHRPDDAVLSEEAADDKSRLDAPRVWIIDPLDGTREFSEPPRDDWAVHVALWESGELTAGAVAQPALGRPSTPAVPRWCRPGPRCVPASRSPGPVRRRSSRRWPPSSTPSWCRWAPRGSR, translated from the coding sequence GTGACCACCGAGACGCCGAACCAGATCCCTCCCGCCGCCATCTCCGACGACCACGCGTTCGCGGTGTGGGCCGCCGAGCAGGCCGGCGAGCGCCTGCTCCAGGTCCGTGCCGAGGGCCTGGAGGGCCGGGCGCTCAAGGATGCCGGGGACGCCGCGGCGCAGTCGCTGCTGGCGGCGCTGCTCGCCGAGCACCGTCCCGACGACGCGGTGCTGTCGGAGGAGGCGGCCGACGACAAGTCCCGCCTCGACGCGCCCCGGGTGTGGATCATCGACCCCCTCGACGGGACCCGGGAGTTCTCCGAGCCGCCCCGCGACGACTGGGCCGTGCACGTGGCCCTGTGGGAGTCCGGTGAGCTGACCGCCGGGGCCGTGGCCCAGCCGGCGCTGGGGAGACCTTCAACACCGGCCGTCCCGCGGTGGTGCCGCCCCGGTCCTCGGTGCGTACCCGCATCGCGGTCTCCCGGTCCCGTCCGCCGGCGTTCGTCGAGGCGCTGGCCGCCGAGCTCGACGCCGAGCTGGTGCCGATGGGCTCCGCGGGGGTCAAGGTGA
- a CDS encoding inositol monophosphatase family protein — MRTRIAVSRSRPPAFVEALAAELDAELVPMGSAGVKVMSVVRDVADAYVHAGGQYEWDNAAPVAVARAAGLFCSRVDGSELVYNKDDVSLPDLIVCRPELAESIIAFVREHGTD; from the coding sequence GTGCGTACCCGCATCGCGGTCTCCCGGTCCCGTCCGCCGGCGTTCGTCGAGGCGCTGGCCGCCGAGCTCGACGCCGAGCTGGTGCCGATGGGCTCCGCGGGGGTCAAGGTGATGAGCGTGGTGCGCGACGTCGCCGACGCCTACGTGCACGCGGGCGGGCAGTACGAGTGGGACAACGCCGCCCCGGTCGCCGTGGCCCGCGCGGCGGGCCTGTTCTGCTCACGGGTGGACGGCTCCGAGCTGGTCTACAACAAGGACGACGTGTCGCTGCCTGACCTCATCGTGTGCCGCCCCGAGCTGGCCGAGTCGATCATCGCCTTCGTGCGGGAGCACGGCACCGACTGA
- a CDS encoding VOC family protein, which produces MTSTISHTTIDCHNAYELSQWWKPVLGYVDVEGDPNEPGDGECMIRDPETGHQLLFIEVPDQELPAKRIHFDLRPRERGRDEEVEWLLTYGATQVADHRGKYGPGSGWVIFADPEGNQFCILRSEGELAATAAP; this is translated from the coding sequence ATGACCTCGACCATCTCCCACACGACGATCGACTGCCACAACGCCTACGAGCTCTCCCAGTGGTGGAAGCCGGTCCTGGGTTACGTGGACGTCGAGGGGGACCCCAACGAGCCGGGAGACGGGGAGTGCATGATCCGCGACCCGGAGACCGGTCACCAGCTGCTGTTCATCGAGGTCCCGGACCAGGAGCTGCCCGCGAAGCGCATCCACTTCGACCTGCGTCCGCGTGAGCGCGGCCGCGACGAGGAGGTCGAGTGGCTGCTGACCTACGGCGCTACCCAGGTCGCCGACCACCGTGGCAAGTACGGCCCCGGCAGCGGCTGGGTCATCTTCGCCGACCCGGAAGGAAACCAGTTCTGCATCCTGCGCTCGGAGGGGGAGCTGGCCGCGACCGCTGCGCCGTGA